In a genomic window of Ferrimicrobium sp.:
- a CDS encoding IS3 family transposase: protein MQWYNRKRLHSSIDYLSPIQFEQVAKLQAA, encoded by the coding sequence ATTCAGTGGTACAACCGGAAGAGGCTTCACTCGAGCATCGACTATTTATCGCCGATTCAGTTCGAACAAGTCGCTAAGCTACAGGCTGCATAG
- a CDS encoding AAA family ATPase, with amino-acid sequence MASIQGLLKNLDWQLTWLNELAPAAFRQATLPLLGADATKWEMADKVLWVLLYYLDHDDTERFIRGVKQIVESMECACQNKIVNHILGSMSLEIRNEDETGFPHSSKRLGYDNSYLESARSLFHFFYQWQPGMTQFPDGTPMSEADLANARHAYDYGWVEDDRAEELYGACDSDGHPDGQGGDEDYELEWSGRLAALLPRSIPDASERRVLFDRLSPVGVPDRRYQLALFSARDLDALSDSGTNYRDHQATKSYAKTVENLATWGPYRDFGFRRGAVHDLIDLGADLPNFEGVIGHLTEAINLAMSWGNPLKLTPILLVGKPGTGKSYLVRRLGEILGVTHHQLEADNLHHSSALAGSEPIWSAAAPGLVFEALTSGKHVSPIISLDEIDKAARDSGHGDPLAPLHSLLESETARHFRDSYLPLSIDASHVIWIATANSLDRLSESLLSRFVVFSIKAPTPSQSRYITDSIVRELMDQYPGVGIDEEVIDQLTSFTPREQRRLLEALIARVTFYGSECIVIDDLNDVLERLGTGQSSRNGLGFAS; translated from the coding sequence ATGGCAAGTATACAGGGGTTATTGAAGAATTTGGATTGGCAACTCACCTGGCTAAACGAGCTCGCACCAGCTGCGTTCCGCCAAGCGACGTTACCCCTTCTCGGGGCTGATGCGACAAAGTGGGAGATGGCTGACAAGGTGCTCTGGGTGCTTCTCTATTATCTCGACCACGATGACACCGAGAGATTCATTCGAGGGGTCAAGCAGATCGTTGAGTCCATGGAGTGTGCGTGCCAGAACAAAATCGTCAACCATATCCTTGGGTCTATGAGCCTAGAGATCCGCAACGAGGATGAGACGGGATTCCCCCATAGCTCGAAGCGCCTTGGCTATGACAACTCTTACCTGGAAAGCGCTCGCTCCTTGTTTCATTTCTTTTACCAGTGGCAGCCGGGTATGACGCAGTTCCCTGATGGGACGCCAATGAGCGAAGCCGATCTCGCCAACGCGAGGCACGCCTATGACTATGGATGGGTCGAAGACGACCGTGCTGAGGAGCTCTATGGTGCCTGTGATAGCGATGGTCATCCCGATGGACAGGGTGGTGACGAGGACTACGAATTGGAGTGGTCAGGGCGCTTGGCAGCTCTGTTGCCACGCTCTATCCCCGATGCCAGTGAGCGTCGAGTACTCTTTGATCGACTTAGCCCCGTTGGGGTTCCTGATCGTCGATACCAGCTTGCACTCTTTAGCGCGCGTGACCTTGATGCGCTGTCGGACTCAGGCACGAACTATCGAGATCACCAAGCGACGAAGAGCTATGCCAAGACAGTGGAGAATCTGGCTACCTGGGGACCCTATCGGGACTTTGGTTTCCGCCGTGGGGCAGTCCATGACCTCATCGACCTTGGTGCTGATCTCCCCAACTTCGAAGGAGTGATTGGACACCTAACCGAGGCGATCAACCTTGCGATGAGCTGGGGAAATCCTCTGAAGCTCACCCCTATCCTGTTAGTTGGCAAGCCTGGGACAGGAAAGTCGTATCTGGTGCGACGTCTAGGAGAGATCCTTGGGGTGACCCATCACCAGCTCGAGGCTGACAACCTTCATCACTCGAGTGCCTTGGCGGGCTCTGAACCCATCTGGTCAGCGGCAGCACCAGGGCTCGTCTTTGAGGCCTTGACATCTGGGAAACATGTGAGCCCGATCATCTCGCTCGATGAGATCGACAAGGCAGCGCGAGATTCGGGCCACGGGGATCCACTCGCTCCCTTGCACAGCCTCTTAGAGTCCGAGACGGCGAGGCACTTTCGCGACTCCTATCTGCCCCTTAGCATTGATGCAAGTCATGTGATCTGGATTGCAACCGCCAATAGTCTCGATCGACTTAGTGAGTCTCTTCTGAGTCGCTTTGTCGTCTTTTCAATCAAGGCTCCGACCCCATCCCAATCTCGATACATCACCGATTCGATTGTGCGTGAGCTCATGGACCAGTACCCGGGAGTTGGTATCGACGAGGAGGTGATCGACCAACTCACCTCCTTCACACCTCGAGAACAACGCCGTCTCCTTGAGGCCCTGATCGCGAGGGTCACCTTCTATGGTTCCGAGTGCATCGTCATTGATGATCTCAACGATGTGCTCGAGCGTCTTGGCACAGGACAGTCGTCACGGAACGGGCTTGGGTTTGCAAGCTAA
- a CDS encoding tyrosine-type recombinase/integrase — protein sequence MRKRGKDVWQIVVDLPKDPVSGKRRQRYLTVHGTKRKADAELTRLLTEASNSKARVSTSSVDHAIREWIELVGPNLSPTTVRGYMGWINSEIIPKLGVLQLADVSAAHLDHLYRDLTARGCAPASVRQVHAIVRRFFNQAMRWGWASSNPALLASPPKVPAAQIVTPSIDQLQTILQEARAVHPQWEAYFTLAALTGMRRGELCALHWDDCIGTGLSVTKSLIYTPAGGTREAPTKTHQGRNVALDAIAKAVIEEQKDRLRHASSSLGLSTVENPYLFYADPDGSTPVHPDSPSKLFRRIADKHGWRQLHLHSLRHFSATQLVAAGMDVRTVAGRLGHADASITLKVYSHVLDAKNQEAASIMGAILTSHDT from the coding sequence GTGCGTAAGCGTGGGAAGGACGTATGGCAGATCGTCGTTGATCTGCCGAAGGATCCGGTGAGCGGCAAACGACGACAGCGTTACCTTACCGTGCACGGGACCAAGCGCAAGGCAGACGCCGAGTTGACGAGATTGCTCACCGAGGCCAGCAACTCCAAAGCACGAGTTTCAACCTCTTCGGTGGATCATGCCATCAGAGAGTGGATCGAGCTCGTTGGTCCGAACCTCTCCCCCACCACCGTCCGAGGCTATATGGGCTGGATCAACTCAGAGATCATCCCAAAGCTTGGCGTGCTACAGTTGGCCGACGTGAGCGCTGCTCATTTGGATCATCTCTATCGGGATCTCACGGCTAGGGGATGTGCACCGGCCTCGGTGCGCCAAGTCCACGCTATTGTCAGGCGGTTCTTCAACCAAGCGATGAGATGGGGATGGGCGAGTTCCAATCCTGCTCTGCTAGCTTCGCCGCCAAAGGTTCCAGCGGCACAAATCGTTACCCCGAGCATCGACCAGCTCCAGACAATCCTCCAAGAGGCCAGAGCAGTCCATCCTCAATGGGAGGCGTACTTTACTCTCGCAGCGCTGACTGGTATGCGTAGAGGGGAGTTGTGTGCGCTCCATTGGGATGATTGCATCGGTACCGGCCTAAGCGTAACCAAGTCATTGATCTATACCCCAGCCGGAGGTACTAGGGAGGCTCCAACCAAGACCCACCAGGGTCGAAACGTCGCGCTTGATGCCATTGCCAAGGCGGTCATCGAAGAGCAGAAGGACCGCCTTCGGCACGCAAGCTCAAGTCTCGGGCTCTCAACAGTGGAGAATCCCTACCTGTTCTACGCTGATCCCGACGGATCGACCCCTGTACATCCAGATAGTCCGTCGAAGCTCTTTCGGCGGATCGCGGACAAACACGGATGGAGGCAACTGCACCTGCACAGCTTGCGTCACTTCTCAGCGACCCAGCTCGTTGCCGCTGGGATGGATGTAAGAACCGTGGCAGGGCGACTAGGTCATGCAGACGCATCCATTACGCTGAAAGTCTACTCTCACGTCCTTGATGCCAAGAATCAAGAGGCGGCATCGATCATGGGAGCGATACTTACCAGCCACGACACCTGA